A window of the Aspergillus flavus chromosome 6, complete sequence genome harbors these coding sequences:
- a CDS encoding putative AMP-binding enzyme — protein MIFEPASRVPLPTTDVISYIFSDPPYDHDQPIYIDASDSSRSISYNQAKVIVRKLIAGLRAWGVQKGDCVAIHSFNDIYYSMLVLAINGAGGVYTGTNPSYTPMELGHHIRASHAKFIISEPEIIAPIQAAMKETGIPESNLLVFDVQGQTVPAGLKSWKGLFSAGEEDWVRFDDLKTCEETAAARLFSSGTTGLPKATTLTHRNFIAQHELVFEIEKRPYQIRRLMALPMFHAAAAPSTHWSPLKGGHVVHVMRRFDLVGFITNVEKYQITDLAVVPPIAVALVMSPQVQERPYLKSVRVASCGAAPLSKEVQEKLRVMLADGAPCTQVWGMTETCCIATRFGAYEQDDTGSVGRLIPNVEAKLVDDDGNNISAYGVRGEICVRGPTVTPGYFENAAANASSFDQDGWYHTGDIAYCDKDTQKWYIVDRKKELIKVRGFQVAPPELEAVLLSHPLIVDAAVIGLSGVLPDSELPRAYVTRRPGAGDKLTEKEVQDYLGQRLAKYKALTGGVRFMDAIPKNASGKILKRVLREEAQKEVKAGFRPKL, from the exons ATGATCTTCGAACCGGCGTCGCGGGTACCCTTGCCCACTACCGATGTTAtctcttatattttttccGATCCTCCGTATGACCATGATCAACCG ATCTACATCGATGCGAGCGACTCCTCGCGGTCGATTTCCTACAATCAGGCTAAGGTTATCGTCCGAAAGCTGATTGCCGGCTTGCGCGCATGGGGCGTACAAAAAGGCGACTGTGTAGCCATCCATTCCTTCAATGAT ATCTACTATTCTATGTTGGTCCTGGCGATCAACGGCGCCGGTGGTGTTTACACCGGCACCAATCCCTCCTATACACCCATGGAGCTTGGACACCACATCCGAGCATCGCATGCTAAGTTCATCATCTCTGAGCCGGAGATCATCGCCCCGATCCAGGCGGCTATGAAGGAGACGGGTATCCCGGAGTCGAATTTGCTGGTCTTCGATGTCCAGGGTCAGACTGTTCCGGCCGGACTGAAGTCATGGAAAGGACTCTTTTCTGCTGGAGAGGAGGATTGGGTACGGTTTGATGATCTGAAGACCTGTGAAGAGACTGCCGCCGCCAGGTTGTTCAGCAGTGGAACTACGGGTCTGCCCAAGGCAACGACGCTCACGCATCGAAACTTCATTGCCCAGCATGAATTGGTGTTTGAGATCGAGAAGCGACCGTACCAG ATCCGCCGACTCATGGCCCTACCCATGTTCCACGCCGCCGCCGCTCCTTCCACCCACTGGAGTCCTCTCAAGGGTGGTCACGTCGTACACGTCATGCGTCGCTTTGACCTGGTAGGTTTCATCACAAATGTCGAAAAGTATCAAATCACAGATCTTGCGGTAGTACCGCCCATCGCGGTGGCGCTTGTCATGAGTCCGCAGGTACAGGAGCGGCCATATCTGAAAAGTGTCCGTGTAGCTTCGTGCGGCGCTGCTCCGTTGAGCAAGGAAGTCCAAGAGAAGCTGCGTGTCATGCTGGCGGATGGTGCACCCTGCACACAGGTCTGGGGCATGACGGAGACATGTTGCATTGCGACGAGATTCGGGGCCTACGAGCAGGATGATACGGGTAGTGTGGGGAGATTGATACCTAATGTAGAGGCTAA GCTGGTAGATGATGACGGAAACAATATCTCGGCGTATGGGGTTCGAGGCGAGATTTGTGTCCGAGGACCTACCGTTACACCGGGATACTTTGAAAATGCCGCTGCGAATGCTTCCTCCTTTGATCAGGATGGCTGGTATCACACCGGTGATATCGCATACTGCGACAAGGATACGCAGAAGTGGTACATCGTGGACCGCAAGAAAGAGTTGATCAAGGTTCGCGGGTTCCAGGTCGCTCCGCCTGAGCTGGAAGCTGTTCTGCTCTCGCATCCGCTCATCGTCGATGCGGCGGTCATTGGCTTGTCCGGTGTGCTTCCCGATAGTGAGCTTCCGAGGGCTTATGTGACTCGGCGTCCTGGAGCGGGTGACAAGCTTACAGAGAAGGAGGTGCAAGATTATCTTGGTCAGAGATTGGCGAAGTATAAGGCGCTGACCGGGGGTGTGAGATTTATGGATGCGATTCCGAAAAACGCCAGTGGAAAGATTCTGAAGAGGGTCTTGAGGGAGGAGGCCCAGAAGGAGGTTAAGGCGGGCTTCCGGCCGAAGTT
- a CDS encoding putative bicyclomycin resistance protein, protein MHCAQSPVYKRPILRQQHALAVLPSATASRPVKNLLSGLMTEPIPSVLEKGGKAEESNRSSGEYNDLENVPKEDDTTLVDWDGPDDPANPFNWSTPKKARQLVFMAFNTFVSPLASSMFAPGVQYVMRDFHTTDQMLGSFVVSVYILGYMLGPFLIAPLSEIYGRVPLYHACNVIFLVFTIACAVAQTLPQLIVFRLFAGIAGVCPITIGSGTVADMVPVEKRAGIMAIWALGPILGPVVGPIAGGFLAESVGWRWVFWVLAIATGVMTIGCLLSYRESYAPVLLRRKTERLRKETGNPNLRSARGDTKITKELFITALSRPMKLLFRSPIVFLLSLFAAVTYGYLYLMFTTLTPIFRNTYGFSSGLAGLAYLGFGIGSILGLGICGVVSNRIAVSHTARGCFKPESRLPPMLFGSWAIPAGLFWYGWSAQAHTHWIVPILGTGVFAIGLMVVFMASNTYLVDSYLRHAASVTAAATVLRSLIGAVLPLAGPSMYDALGLGWGNSLLAFIALAMCACPLLFWKYGEFIRTHPRFQIAL, encoded by the exons ATGCATTGTGCCCAAAGCCCCGTATATAAGCGGCCGATCCTCCGTCAGCAACATGCACTTGCCGTCTTACCTTCTGCTACGGCAAGCCGTCCGGTAAAGAATCTGTTATCAGGCCTCATGACAGAGCCTATACCAAGCGTTCTTGAGAAGGGGGGCAAGGCGGAGGAGTCAAATAGAAGCTCAGGAGAATACAACGACCTTGAAAATGTACCGAAAGAAGATGATACGACTCTAGTCGACTGGGATGGTCCCGATGACCCCGCGAACCCTTTTAACTGGTCGACTCCAAAAAAAGCACGGCAGTTAGTCTTCATGGCATTCAATACTTTTGTCAG CCCTCTAGCATCCTCCATGTTTGCCCCAGGCGTCCAATATGTCATGCGCGACTTTCACACCACCGACCAAATGTTGGGATCGTTTGTTGTTTCCGTCTACATCTTGGGATACATGCTAGGGCCCTTCCTCATCGCGCCCCTGTCAGAGATATATGGCCGTGTTCCGCTATACCATGCTTGCAATGTGATCTTTCTGGTGTTCACTATTGCTTGTGCAGTAGCGCAAACCTTACCCCAGTTGATCGTGTTCCGTTTATTCGCAGGTATCGCTGGCGTTTGCCCCATCACTATCGGCTCTGGAACGGTTGCCGACATGGTGCcggtggagaagagagccGGTATTATGGCCATCTGGGCTCTAGGACCTATCTTGGGACCTGTTGTCGGACCCATTGCGGGTGGGTTCCTGGCCGAATCCGTGGGCTGGCGATGGGTGTTTTGGGTCCTTGCGATCGCG ACCGGTGTCATGACGATCGGGTGTTTGCTGTCCTATCGTGAATCGTATGCCCCGGTGCTTCTACGACGGAAGACTGAGCGACTGCGCAAAGAGACCGGCAACCCCAATCTTCGCTCAGCCCGTGGCGACACCAAGATCACCAAAGAGCTGTTCATAACCGCACTTTCGCGACCTATGAAACTTCTCTTCCGTTCACCGATTGTATTCCTGCTCTCTCTGTTCGCAGCTGTCACGTACGGGTATTTATACCTGATGTTCACCACTTTGACCCCGATCTTCAGAAACACCTACGGCTTCTCATCGGGTCTGGCCGGCCTCGCCTACCTGGGCTTCGGTATCGGAAGTATTCTCGGTCTGGGAATCTGTGGAGTCGTTTCCAACCGCATCGCTGTTAGTCACACCGCACGCGGCTGTTTCAAACCAGAGTCACGTCTTCCCCCAATGCTATTCGGAAGTTGGGCAATCCCAGCCGGCTTATTCTGGTATGGCTGGTCGGCGCAAGCCCATACTCATTGGATTGTGCCGATTCTTGGAACAGGAGTCTTTGCGATCGGGCTTATGGTCGTGTTCATGGCGTCGAATACGTACCTAGTGGACTCATACTTGAGGCATGCGGCATCCGTCACCGCTGCTGCCACGGTACTGCGTTCGTTAATCGGCGCAGTGCTCCCGCTGGCTGGTCCATCCATGTATGACGCGCTTGGCCTGGGATGGGGAAACTCATTGTTAGCATTTATTGCGCTCGCGATGTGTGCCTGTCCGTTGCTGTTTTGGAAGTATGGAGAGTTTATTCGGACTCATCCACGGTTTCAGATTGCTCTTTGA